The window GCTGCGTAGTTTTTGGCATCGCTGATCCGCCCCCGCATGTAGGGGTCCAGTGACAGAAAAAGTGTTTGGAGGAGTACTTGGCCTGGCCCAGGGGCCGGGACGGGCTCTTGCCTCAGTTCGAAATCTTCGACCCGCGGCATCCCGCTCGGGCGGCTCTTCAGGGTGATCTTGCGGTTGAGTTGTTGCTTCATTTGGGCCACTGGTTGGATGAAACGAGTGCAAGACGCCGGCGGGTCGCAGTTGTCAGTGTGCAGCCTCTTGCTTAGTCGCTGATATAGATACTAGTCATCTTGTATCGAAAATAGCTTGGGAGAAACCCTGGTGTGCACGTCTTCATCCGTGGGCAAGCGATTCGTGCACCGCCATGGCTGCAAGTCCATCCATTGCGTCCCTGAAGTCGACCAGCGAACAAGTCGACAGGCCTGGCGCGCGCCGCGTGCGGCCTCGGCCCCATCGGCTCCACGCTCCATCCTCGCCAGTCCGTGCCACAGCTGCTGCGCGCGATCTGCGCCGCCTGTCAGAGCCGGCGCGCGACGCTGCGCGGCTGAATCTGCGGCAACGGTCGCTCGGCGAGGCAATGAACCGTCTCGCATTGACCTTGCGCTGATGGCTTCCCTCGAGTTTTCGACAACTCCAGGAGCGACGACCATGAAGATCACCTACCGCGCGATGCAAGTGACCCGCCCCGGTTCCCTCGAACTGGCGGAGCGACCGACGCCGACGCCCGGCATTGGCGAGGTGCTGATCGAGGTGCAAGCCTGCGGCGTTCGCGGCGCCGACATCGGTGACATCGAAGGCGCTGACCGGACGCTGCAACCGCATCGCCGGTACGCCGTACGAGAACGAGAAAGCGCTCAATTTCAGCGTGCTGGCCGGCGTGCGCCCGACGATCGAAGTCATGCCGCTGGAGCAGGCCGGCGCGGCCTACCAGAAGATGAAGTCCGGTGAGGTCAAGTTCCGCATGGTCTTGACGACAGGCAATCTGCGCGAGTCTTCATGAAAGTCCACAACGAGTGAGGTGGGCAAGCTTTGATGAACACCGCCCGTACGCGCCGTCGGTGGCGGCAGTGGTGGATCGCTTCGGCGAATCGAGCGGCCATGCGGCCAGCGATGCGCTTTGATTGGGGCACTTGTCCTGCGTGCGAAGTTCCATGTCCAGTGCGGTCCCCGCTGCTGGCGAGCTGCGTGATCCCGGGCTTCAGCCAGAACGGACAGCACTTTCCTGGCTCAGGATCAGGCCGGATCTTTATCAAGTTTGGATCCCGAGCGAGAGGAACGCACAAGATGCTACTGCGCGACAACCAGCTTGCCGCCTCGGATTTGGTAGATCGTCACCGAGCCATGCAGATTGTCACCTCGCGCGTCGAACGCGATCGGCCCGATGACGCCGGTGACCGTCACGCCCGGTAGTTTCGGCCCGTAGGCGGCAGGGTCGGTAGACCCAGCTCGCTTCATGGCCTCGACCAACACCATCACCGCGTCGTAGGCATAAGGTGCGAACACGATCACCTCGGCCCCAAAGCGTGCCCTGAATCGCTGGTTGAATGCCTCGAAAGCGCCCATGGCATCGCGCGGGGCGCCCGCCTGGGTGCAATAGGCTCCCTCATTGGCCCCCGCCGCAAGCTTGCTCCATTCCCCAGTACAGACTCCGTCGCCAGCGATGAATCTGGCATTCACCCCGAGCTGCTTCATCTGCCGGTTGACCAGAGCCGCCTGCGCGTCTGCGCCGGCATAGACGATCACGTCGGGCTTCAGGCCTCGCAGAGTGGTAAGAATGGCCGAAAAGTCGGTCGCGCGATCCGTACCGAACTCTCGCTTGAGCACGTTGACCTGCAGTTTGCCAAGGTTCGCAACCACTTCATCAGCCAGTCCCTGGCCGTAGGCCGTGCGATCGTCGATCACAGCAACTGTTTTCGCCTGCAAAGTGCGCGAGATATAGCTGGCGATTCCATTGGCTTGTTGCACATCGGTGGCCATGAGCCGTGCGGCATACCGGTAGCCGGCACGCGTGTACTGAGGGTTGGTAGCGGCGGGAGCAACCTGTGGGATGCCGGCGTTGTTGTAGACGCGGGCCGCTGGGATCGTAGTACCCGAGTTGAGGTGACCAACGATTCCGTTCACTTGCATGTCGGCAAGCTTTTGCGCCACGTTGGTGGCGGTGGCAGGGTCAGCCCGGTCGTCCTCAACCACCGCTTCGAAACGGACCTGGCGCCCGCCAATCACCAGCTTCTGTGCATTGAGATCCTCGATGGCGAGCCGCGCGCCGTTCTCCATGTCTTTGCCGAGATGGGCGATCGCGCCGGTCAATGGCGCGGCGACGCCGATGCGCACGGGTGCGTCCAACGTCTGGGCGCTGGCGACAACAGCGGTGGAGATGACAAGCCATACGAGGGCGTGGGGGACGCAGTGTTTCATTCGTGGCTCCATCGGCATGTGATTGGGAAGCAGCCCCGCCCAAGTGCCGCGAGACATGGGTTAGAGTATGCCGTCCAGACGGAATAAAGTTCGCCGTTTCTCCTGGCTGTAGCCTGTATGGGCGAACGAAACATGCGCTATTGCAATGGTTTCGACCGGACTCTTTCTTTGCACGCGACGCCGCCATGGCCAGAACAAAATCCGAAAACTTCGACGACATCCGAGCCAAGATTCTCGATGTCGCAGCATCGCTCTTCGCGAAGAACGGTTTCCGCAACACGAACATCATTGATATCGGAGCGGCCTGCAATGCATCGAAGTCGCGCATGTACCACTACTTCCCTTCGAAGGAGGCGATGCTCGCGGAGATGTTGGGCGAGCACGTAAGCGCACTGGTGTTGATTGCCTCTGACTTGGTCTCCGCGCCGCTGGATCCACGAGCGCGACTGCGCAATTACTTTCTTGCGCATTTGAAGTATTACTACGAACAGCGCGACCGTCACACCGTTCTGATCGAGGACGTGTACCACCTGCCCGACGAAGTGCGCGCGCAAGTGAAGGCGAACGAGCAGAAGTTGGTCGGCTTGCTCTGCTCGCTGCTGCGCGAGATCAACGCGCAAAGATTCAAGGATCGACAGGCTGCGACCACGCACGCGATGCTGATCTACGGCATGCTGAACTGGACCTACACCTGGTACCACCCGACGGGTCGCCTGAGTCTGGAGACCCTTGCCGATCAGGCGACCGACATGTGCCTGCACGGAATTGTGTAGCGCGCACCTGGCGCTGCACCGGACGCCATTGCCGGCCCAGTCAGTAGGCGCTGTGCTCTGCAGGCTGCCGGTCACATGTTGAGCCGCGAGGGCGGCAATTAAAGCCAAGCGTACAGGCGACAAGACACGACACGGCAAGACGGCTGCTGCATCGACGTGCCGGGCTCTTTTTCGTCACTCGCTCGATCCATGGTGTATCAATAGCTACGGGTAAGCCCTAGCTAACAAGAGATCACCATCTCAATTTATATTCCGTCCGGAAGGTAAATAAAAGAGATGACCGAGATTACCAGCACCTGCGGCTTCCTCGAGCAGCACTTCGACGAGATCGAGGAGGGCGCGCGCTTTCGTTCGCGCGGACGTACCGTTACCGAGGCGGACATCCTTCAGTGGTGCGCACTGACCGGTGATTGGTATGTGCTGCACACTGACGCGCACCATGCGGCGCAGACGCGCTTTGGACAGCGCATCGCACCAGGCCTCATGCTCTTGGCGTATGCGGCGGGCCTGGGCATCCCGCCCGCGGCGCCGGCGATCGTTGCGAACTACGGCAGCGACGTACTGCGCTTCACTGCGCCGGCCTTCATCGGCGACACCATCCATCTCGAGGCCGCCGTGCTCGAAAAGACGGTGAAGCGGGCAGGAACCGACGGCGTGCTGCGGCTGCAGTGGAACGTCCACAACCAAAACGGACTGCTGCTGATGGCCAGCGAGTTGCGCATCCTGATGGCGTTCCAGGGAGCTTCGCAATGAGCGGCTTCACCTTCAGCGATGCGGTGCGGCTAACGCTGGAATTGCCGGTTGCGGTCATCGCGATCGAACGGCTCGCCGCAAAAAACAGCCTGCGCCTGGATGAGATGACTGCGATCGCTGATGCAATCGGCGAGGCCGTATCGGCCGGTGCGCGCGTGGTGTTGGTGCGCGGTACGCGCCATGCCTTCTGCGCCGGCCGGGACCTTAAAGACGCGCATCCCGACAGCGATGACACGCTCGCCATCCTGCGCGATCGGATCAACCCCGTGCTTGCCGCGGTGCGCGACTGTCCGGTGCCGACGATCGCCGCAGTACAGGGTCCTGCACTGGGTTTCGGGTTTGGACTGGCGCTGGCCTGCGACATCGCGCTGGTCGCCGACGATGCCCTGCTCGGCAGCCCGTTCCGCAACATCGGCGCGGTGCTTGACTCGGGCGGCCACCACCACCTGCGCGAACGCGTCGGGCCACACCGCGCGGCCGAGCTGATCTTCCTGGGGCGCCTGTTCTCGGGGCGCGAAGCCGCGGCCATGGGGCTCGTGAACCGCAGCGTGGCCGCCGAGGCGCTCGACGAGATCGCGTTACGGATGGCGCGTGAGATCGCGAGCGGCCCCACCGCAGCCTTCGCCGCGTCGAAGCGCATCCTGTCGCGCGCCCGTTCTTTCGAAGAGACGCTCGAGCTCGAGGCGATCGCCCAGGCCGAGGCGCTGGCCGGGCCTGATGGCATCGAGGGCATCGGCGCCTTCCAGCAGAAACGCAAGCCGCGCTTTATCGGACGCTAGGCGATGAGCATGCCCCACCTTGCCGGCGCCGCGCGTTCGCCCCGCGCCCACTTTCTCGCCGCGTTGGCCGAAGGCCAGCTGGTTTACCAGTTCGACCATGGCACGGGCCGCGCGGTCTTTCCGCCGCAAGTCGTGGGTCCGGGCGGTCGACCTGGAGAACTCGAATGGCGCACCAGCCGCGGCGAGGGCACGGTGCATGCCTGTACCGAGGTGCAGCGGCGCGACGGCGCCTTCAATATCGCGCTGGTCGACCTCGACGAGGGCTTTCGCATGATGGCCACCGTGGTCGACGCGGCGCCCGGCACGCTGCGCATCGGCCTGCGCGTGGCCGCGCGCATCGAGCCCTGGAACGACGCGCACCGCGTGGTGTTCGGAGCGCTCGCATGACGGCAACGAATCTGCGCGGCGCGGCCGCGATCGCCGGCATCGGCAGCACCGGCTTCGCGACGATGCCGGCACTCTCTTCGCCGTTCGACGCGATGGCCTTGGCCTCGGTGCGCGCGCTCGACGACGCGGGCCTTTCGTTGACCGAGGTCGATGGCGTGTTCGCGGCCGGGCTGCAGCTTTTCATGCCGACGCTGAGCCTGTGCGAATACTTGGGCCTGCGCCCGCGCTACACCGACTCCACCCAGGTCGGCGGCGGTGCCTTCCTCGCGCACCTGAATCATGCGCGCGCCGCGATCGCGGCCGGCCTGTGCTCGGTGGTGCTGATCGCGTACGGCAGCACGCAGAAGTCCGCGGGCGGACAATTCGCGACCCATTCCGAACCCAACCCCTACGAAGTGCCCTATGGCTACCCCGGCCCGATCGCGGCTTACGCGATGGTCGCGCAGCGCCATATGCACGAATTCGGCACCACGCGGGAACAGCTCGCGCAGGTAGCGGTGAGCGCGCGCGACTGGGCGCGGCTGGACACCGACGTGCCCGATCCCGGGCCGCTGAGCATCGAGGACGTGATCGCTGCGCGGCCGGTGGCGCACCCCTTCACGGTGCGCGACTGCTGCCTCGTGACCGACGGCGGCGGCGCGCTGGTCGTGGTCTCGGCCGAGCGTGCCGCGCAGCTGCGGCGCAAGCCGGTCTACCTGCTCGGCGT is drawn from Variovorax sp. PBS-H4 and contains these coding sequences:
- a CDS encoding TetR/AcrR family transcriptional regulator, translated to MQWFRPDSFFARDAAMARTKSENFDDIRAKILDVAASLFAKNGFRNTNIIDIGAACNASKSRMYHYFPSKEAMLAEMLGEHVSALVLIASDLVSAPLDPRARLRNYFLAHLKYYYEQRDRHTVLIEDVYHLPDEVRAQVKANEQKLVGLLCSLLREINAQRFKDRQAATTHAMLIYGMLNWTYTWYHPTGRLSLETLADQATDMCLHGIV
- a CDS encoding enoyl-CoA hydratase/isomerase family protein, whose product is MSGFTFSDAVRLTLELPVAVIAIERLAAKNSLRLDEMTAIADAIGEAVSAGARVVLVRGTRHAFCAGRDLKDAHPDSDDTLAILRDRINPVLAAVRDCPVPTIAAVQGPALGFGFGLALACDIALVADDALLGSPFRNIGAVLDSGGHHHLRERVGPHRAAELIFLGRLFSGREAAAMGLVNRSVAAEALDEIALRMAREIASGPTAAFAASKRILSRARSFEETLELEAIAQAEALAGPDGIEGIGAFQQKRKPRFIGR
- a CDS encoding Zn-ribbon domain-containing OB-fold protein, whose translation is MSMPHLAGAARSPRAHFLAALAEGQLVYQFDHGTGRAVFPPQVVGPGGRPGELEWRTSRGEGTVHACTEVQRRDGAFNIALVDLDEGFRMMATVVDAAPGTLRIGLRVAARIEPWNDAHRVVFGALA
- a CDS encoding acetyl-CoA acetyltransferase, encoding MTATNLRGAAAIAGIGSTGFATMPALSSPFDAMALASVRALDDAGLSLTEVDGVFAAGLQLFMPTLSLCEYLGLRPRYTDSTQVGGGAFLAHLNHARAAIAAGLCSVVLIAYGSTQKSAGGQFATHSEPNPYEVPYGYPGPIAAYAMVAQRHMHEFGTTREQLAQVAVSARDWARLDTDVPDPGPLSIEDVIAARPVAHPFTVRDCCLVTDGGGALVVVSAERAAQLRRKPVYLLGVGEAATHRSIAQMPDLVRTAATVSSATAYAQAGVGPKDIDVVQFYDAFTIMPIVFAEDTGFCAKGEGGAFLDGRASPGGDFPMNTNGGGLSLGHPGMFGIYTAIESVVQLRGDAGARQVAGAELALAHAPGGYMSSQCTAIFGTAATL
- a CDS encoding branched-chain amino acid ABC transporter substrate-binding protein, yielding MKHCVPHALVWLVISTAVVASAQTLDAPVRIGVAAPLTGAIAHLGKDMENGARLAIEDLNAQKLVIGGRQVRFEAVVEDDRADPATATNVAQKLADMQVNGIVGHLNSGTTIPAARVYNNAGIPQVAPAATNPQYTRAGYRYAARLMATDVQQANGIASYISRTLQAKTVAVIDDRTAYGQGLADEVVANLGKLQVNVLKREFGTDRATDFSAILTTLRGLKPDVIVYAGADAQAALVNRQMKQLGVNARFIAGDGVCTGEWSKLAAGANEGAYCTQAGAPRDAMGAFEAFNQRFRARFGAEVIVFAPYAYDAVMVLVEAMKRAGSTDPAAYGPKLPGVTVTGVIGPIAFDARGDNLHGSVTIYQIRGGKLVVAQ
- a CDS encoding MaoC/PaaZ C-terminal domain-containing protein, with protein sequence MTEITSTCGFLEQHFDEIEEGARFRSRGRTVTEADILQWCALTGDWYVLHTDAHHAAQTRFGQRIAPGLMLLAYAAGLGIPPAAPAIVANYGSDVLRFTAPAFIGDTIHLEAAVLEKTVKRAGTDGVLRLQWNVHNQNGLLLMASELRILMAFQGASQ